actactgctgtggaccagcagggcaccactgcattctgggaaattagcagatttacaccacctgtttttaaattaacacattattctggtaatattatatttttattgttggaatatgacgactttaatctcataaacgaatgacatttttgttcaattagaattgtttttataactacgactttattctcgtaacattgtgattctttttgtattcgactgtGACGGAAGAGCCCCGTCAGGTACCGCAGGAAAACTCCTGTGATAAGTCAAAGCacgcaaacatacacatacacacgctCTTTACCTGGTTGTCCATTTACTTCATCTTTTGTCCGTTTGCTCCGTTTCATCCTTTTTACCGTTAGACCGTCATGGCAGTAGTCTTGGGTGCACACTTGACTgctgtaaatccattgttcttctcaTTGTTTGCCACCTCCAAACTTTTCATGAAGCATGCATCCCACATTCACATGTTCCCACTGTCAAACCGAGCGCCTCTCTGACTTCCGGGTTAAGTTGCGTCATGCGCGGGACGTGGTCCGCCGACGTGCTGGTGACGTCACCGTAAAGTGCCAGTTTTGCACtggaataattttattatttttcctggttGTTTTAGAAACCCGTTGTTAAGGGTATTACATGTGTTATATTTTGAGAGAATTTATTGTGATTATGTTCATATGGTATGTTGAATGGTATGGGAGATATGGCCAGTTTGGGGTGTTAATTACCTGGGGGGAGGAGCCTTAGGGTTTTAAAAGAGGGCCTGTCTCCATCAtgggtcagtggatgctgagcTGGTTACACTGAAGGTAACAGAGAGCTAGATACACTGAAGAAGTATTTTTTCGCTATGATtgtaaatgggtttttttttggttttttttactttgtactgaGCACTAACTTTTGCACTCTGGGAAGACAAGCACAATAAAAcgcttaaaaatattttttttttcgaCTACGCCATTATTTTTCCTTTCATTCTGAGGAACCCCGTCAcatcgactttattctcataaaattatgggttttaaatcgatattttatgactttattctggtagtgcccagtgtttttcttttcttctgtggtcctaatactccgtcgtagctttattctccagttcctctgtatttgtaaaactaggttggcctcagtttcagttagtttactaatcatgtaggagcacaaggttcacaatcacaaaatgaagacaaaaaccatgaaagatctgatcatgaaaccaagagctgcactaagaaggaacgttagccaaaacaacaggtcatttcaggtctgattggacccaaaaatacagcatcagtgaatgttagctgaccccaaacaggatccacagatctaggtttggtttcctggatttgtggatccatctccttctcttttctttgtctttcggtgtctgtaaaacgatagctcccactgctttaagaacctgaaaatacaatcaatctcacaacagctctgccccattttttattaaatatttttcttcagttcagacgGGATTggagccaacgctgtcactcatctccctctttctgacactcagtgggcggagccacggtgacttctgctagtggtgacgtcatgtgcagaccctctacagAAGCATGTTTCACTATATTAGATAGTGTGTTGATGATTAGATGGTGAATGCTTGAAACTGAACGATAAAATCCAAGTCTGACGTATTTGAAATCGCATCATGTTGAACAGGTGGTTCTGTCATCCTGGAGAGTCCTTACCTTCCTGTCATGGAGGGACATCCTGTGACTTTAGGCTGCAAACACAAGTCCTCTACCAACATCTCAGCTTTGTTCTACAAGAATGACATCCGTATCAAAGAGGTCCAAACTGGAAACCTGACCATCCACAGCGTCTCTAAATCTGACCAAGGGTTTTACAAATGTAGCATCGATGGAGCTGGAGAGTCAGCACAGAGTCTGCTGGAGGTCAGAGGTAAAGCACCTGGAGAAACTCGACAAATGAAACATTCATCCTCTTATCAATGGAGTATctacatctgtatctgtatctatatctgtatctatatctgtatttatATCTTTGTCTTTATCTGTTTCTATATCTTTGTCTTTATCTGTTTCTAtatctgtatcagtatcagtatctatATCAGTATCAGTTTCAGTATCCATATCAGTGTCAGTATATGTATCTGTATCAGTAAAAGTATCCATATCAGTACCTGTATctatatcagtatcagtatctgtatcagtgtctgtatcagtatctgtgtctgtatcagtatcagtatccatatcagtatcagtatctgtgtcagtaTCCATATCAGTACCTGTATCTATATCAGTATCAAtatctgtatcagtatctgtatcagtatcagtatcagtatccatatcagtatcagtatctgtattagtatcagtatctaTATCAGTAcctgtatctatatctgtatcagtatctgtatttgtatcagtatcagtatctgtgtcagtaTCCATATCAGTACCTGTATCTATATCAGTATCAAtatctgtatcagtatctgtatcagtatcagtatcagtatcagtatccatatcagtatcagtatctgtattagtatcagtatctaTATCAGTACCTGTATCTATATCtctatcagtatcagtatctgtatctgtatcagtatcagtatccatatcagtatcagtatcagtatccgtattagtatcagtatctaTATCAGTACCTGTATCTATATCtctatcagtatcagtatctgtatctgtatcagtatcagtatccatatcagtatcagtatctgtgtcagtaTCCATATCAGTACCTGTATCTATATCAGTATCAAtatctgtatcagtatctgtatcacTATCAGTATccatatcagtatcagtatccgtattagtatcagtatctatatcagtatcagtatctgtatcagtatcagtatccatatcagtatcagtatctgtattagtatcagtatctaTATCAGTAcctgtatctatatctgtatcagtatctgtatctgtatcagtatcagtatctgtgtcagtaTCCATATCAGTACCTGTATCTATATCAGTATCAAtatctgtatcagtatctgtatcagtatccatatcagtatcagtatctgtattagtatcagtatctaTATCAGTACCTGTATCTATATCtctatcagtatcagtatctgtatctgtatcagtatcagtatccatatcagtatcagtatctgtgtcagtaTCCATATCAGTACCTGTATCTATATCAGTATccatatcagtatcagtatccgtattagtatcagtatctaTATCAGTACCTGTATCTATATCTCTATCAGTACTTGTATCTTTCGTCTGTACCAAACTCCTGTTCCCTTCATCTTTGGTCTTACTGCACTGATAACCAAAGAACTCGTTTTCATGGTTTCTTCAGCTTCAGCTCAATACCACCTTCTCTAAACTCTGCAGGTGAACTCCACTGTTAGTGCTAACTGACACTAAAGTATGGACTGAAATAAAGTCACTGGTCTGGAACCTGTGTTAAAACCATCAGACCTGCTGAACAGTAGATCATATGTCACCTTAGCACAGATCACAACCCTCAGATCAGAGAAGCATCGTGTATGTAAAAGACTAACGTACCTAAAACTCCAGCTGTTGTGAAGTGAGAACTAAACTACTGTCTGCGTTGTTTCCAGATGATCCCCCACAGATCCCACTGTGTTCTGACCAGGTGCCCGTTCTCCTCTACTTACTCCTAAGGACTGTTGGGACCATTGTATGGGTCggtctgctgctgctgatgttACGGAAACATGACAGGAAAACACAGGTAAAGAAATCTATTACAAATGTATCTGCTGAAAGCATAGATCAGTAGTTTCAGAAATGCCAGTTTGGTTAAAAGAATAACCCACTGACACTGACAGTTTGGTAAGATGAGGGAAATGTATTTGTATAGtcccattcatacacaaggcagttCAAAAGGGCTTTAATAAGGCAGAGAAACACATAAAGTCACATTCAAATCATAAACTAATACTAGGACaaaagcagaataaaacattaagggccagatctactaaatgtttgcatgtattaaaatgtgtgcaaactcattacacatgcaacaaaaatgtacaatctgatttactaacagtgacactaagggttgtgtctgtCAAAGGTgcaaatagtgcgtctgcatccaggtaatacatttgacacaatgaatatgaaatgtggggcgtttacatgcagttgtgtgtATGgtaggaggagaaaatgtaaatatattaatttagcacacgcaaagtcatttatcaaaccccaaagcaattttactgatagaaactgtgtctgaATTTAACATGTCTGAAAAAGAGGAGCAAACAGTTTGGATGTGGAATTACAcacatggaacacacacacaatgcatctttcaccctcgtgtgaacatttttggagtgacggaagaaaaaataattgagatgtatgcgccccacacacacacaaacaacacgcacacacacgcacacacacacacacacactttacaagaCTCTTTTCCacgattaaaaatacacactgacattagGCCACAATGGGACTGAAGTATGTGCACAACAGTCTTTCAATTCAACTACcccacctatacacacacacacctacacacacacacacctacacacacacacctacacacacacacacaaacacccccccactgttagaataattgtacataagttatcacattcatgccatacttatcatgttattatatgctatgttgaatgagggcaaagtgctctgagagttcttttacaggttttgcagaagtgaaagcacctcggaggatggggaccatgcctcggagaccagttgacccatgtcgtctgatcgaaagcagaagttcacacaaaggctacacagatgcgtctggacgattcagttttgacatttaatatgaggaaaataatcatgcacccatgtactaacaatgtgatcaatatgtaaaccctcagactaatcacacccatgtgactagggaacacccaaaagaaataaatgaggagagcgagggcaggaccctcagagtgagCTGGGACATTGTaactgagcagtgttctgtcaactactctcctcgcAAGCAAGAGATAcctgactcctgtgtgttcttgtgtctttcttTATATCTAGGGGTTTTGAACctgacacctacacacacacacacacacctacacacacacacctacacacacacacctacgcacacacacacacaccctctcacacacacacacacacacagagcagaagCCGCACCTCATTAAATTCAACCAAACCACCAGTTAGCTAGTGTTTGATATAATTCAATGTGCCGATCACTTGCAGTTATTCCAGTGACTCTTTGTCTAATCACATATATATTTACACGTACAGGTAGGACGGTGTGGTCATCAGACGGTCCTTCTGGACCATCAGCTGAAGCTGCTGTGTCCTCTGCAGTATCAGACTCTGACAGTAATACTAGCATTAGCAGCaggcactggactggactgtcccCCGAagccacagttttgttttcttttcattttttcaacacAATCCTTCCCTGTCTAGTGTTAGACCGGTCCTTCCCTCCGTACAGTTGGACTGTTTCCTTAGTAGTAAACGTCAGGTAACGGTACGCTTGGCGGAAGCCCATATGGTCCAAAAGTGTCCGCTTTGTACCACAGAGAAGTGGAATTTATGAACGGTAAAGTGAAAGCTATGTCACAAAACCGTGCCGATACGTATCTTTGCGCATTTTCAGTGGTCATGCGGAAGTTTGGGACCTTTTGTAGTGGGTATACGGCGTATACCTGCGTATCACACAGACTACACCACTGGGTCAAGTGTTTCATAATCATTCGTGTTGAGTTGTGGGTCCACTAACCTTAGTGCAATCTAAAAGTAAACCACAACTATTCAAGCTAACAATTATTCGTATAGCTATAATACTTGTCCCAGTTCTCCTGAACTTAAAAACCTCCCCATCTTGCGTCTCAGGATCGTACAAAATGTTGAAGCTTTGTCAACTCTCCGAGCCTACAGTCACACACCAACAAGTACAATGACAAAAGCTCACATGGCCAGGGTGCACATGTTCTTGTGGCCTGATGATGCGAGGAGGTGAACGGTGGCGAAGGCCCGGTCCTGGCTCATCAGACCAGATACCTGAGCTGGGAAGTAGCTGCTGGCTGTTGAGAACATCTTCCCCACATAGGCTCCCCAACTGGAATCCTCATCCCCTCGgctgcaggagagagagagagagagagagaaaaaagagctCTTTACATTTATGCTGTAGTAAATACCAAGTCAAATGACTCAATTTTAGGGAAAATAATACTTTGACATCCAATTCAAAGTACCTTGCTCCCACTTAGAATTTTTTTtggttagtttgatgttcagtgattAAGATTTATGCAGGTCTGAAATACACTGCAGTTAATTTCAGACCTGCATAATGTGATTTAAGTGCCACATTTGTGtgatccactggcattgatccaactccatgggtttgaccaGTGTATGGTCAAATGGTGTAgaggatgactgtgtttccatggtaactacggagcctctgaacgtccaaatgggtcatatctgatgaccatgaaaagatgaagaactgtattttacaccaattattaccatgtattgatgggatcagtggatcaacagttatttaacattttacatcagtggatggttttggttggtggtggatgtttgggtctttatgggttcactgCATTTTTTTCTAGCGCTTGTCGAAACAGAGAGCATGGTATGGCCTTATCGTCTTAAACTTGTTTTTGTAAATCACATCAGAGCAGGTACTGTGTATTACAAAAAAATCTAAACGTATGATATGCTGCGTAATCTGAACATTTGACAGCACTGTGCAACGTAATATAAAGGCACAGCAatacaaaaatgtaaacaaaaatgtcaAAAGTGCAAATACCTGGACCATGGTCTGCATGTTATGGCTCTGTCTGTTCATGTGTCTTTGTAATGAAGTGATTCTGTTGTGAATGTAGAATTTGATGGCAGCCCAGTCTCTGTCCTTCAGAGTTAACAGCTCTGTTTTGAGGCAGGACTCACATGCCCTTTTACCTGCTACTTTGCAGCTTGTTATAAAATCTAACACAACTGATTTGGCTTCGTCACTTGTCCACCTGGTTTTCGCCTTCCCAGCTGTTGCAaatagaaacaaaagaaaatcttTCAATAATGGAACAATGGCTCAACTAACAGGAAAAATTCAAGATAGAATAGAAGATGATATATTTCATTTGAATGCTAAATGGGCTTCAACCTTGCTTTCCTTTGGACCTTTCTGAAGAATCTTGGGATGCACCTTCTTTAAGTGCTGTGTCCTGCTGGGAATCTCTAAGAATGGATAAGAACATGTATTATGGTAAAGGCGTGCATTCATATATTCCCATACCTGAGTTGAATAAACTTGCATTTTTGAATCACAATAGTTTTCCTTTGGATGTCATATTTTACCATGTCTTGGTTGAGTGCTGCTGATGTTCAGTGTGGTTGTGTCCAAAGCGCCTTCCATGTTGTCAAGGGTGGTTGAGTCAGGGGCATTGTTTGGGTCCCCAGAAGCCTCACTTCCTGAGTCTATacaaagtaacaataaaatatgaccaTTACCGCAAAAGGTTAGcttattttttgtttgccttttaagCAACTTCAGTGTCAGGCATTATGCCATCCTACATGAGTTACAAATATTTCACATATAAACACAATCTGACTataaaggacatgttctggtctcctGTCTGTTTTGCCCACTTCGGGTTTATTTTAAAATAGCTGTGTCTGACTCAGTAAAGTGCACAATCGtgtctagaaaatcattttggaccacGTTCAGTGATAACACTTctcagttgctgaagcaaaacagcaatatcacgcatctccaaaatggatcctttttcctgataatgtctgtaatactaagAAATCAGACCATGTATGGGAACAAAAAGGACATGTTACATTTAATacgaaacaaaacaaacctcACATATTTCATAAATACAACAAGTGTGCATTAATAGTTGAAACAATAACaacatgaatataaaacaatgttTACACAGATAGAAATATTGTCCTTATTGGGGCTGtaaatcagacagacagacagaaagacagacagaaagacagacagacagaaagacagacagacagacagaaagacagacagacagacagacagacagaaagacagacagacagaaagacagacagacagacagaaagacagacagacagacagacagatagacagacagacagacagacagacagatgaacctcATATGACCCACACATTTCTTTCAGGTGGGTTAAAGTTGGGTTAAAGGCTTCATAGTCACATTATGTTATCAGTctgtcaccctgtacatgtggGCTGAGTTTGAAGTCTGGGGGTCAAAGGGAAACATGAAACCCACCTCAAAATGGGATGGAAGATAAGGCAAACTGCAGGCCTTAACGCACATTTCCTTGAATAACTCTAATGGGCTTTATGTTTCTGAGGTCACATTCACAGCATGTTGACACAACATGAGCGCCTCCATATGTGAAGAGTTTGGAGCGACACCTGTAAACATGTAAACATGGCTTCACCACAGCTGACCACCGTTTAAAACTGAGGCCTTCAGggagcacaaacacacatttcctgTCATTTCTCACAGATGCTTCAAGTTAAAGCTGTCATTTTCACATATGTCATTCTTTAAGTGTGTATGTTCGTTTGTGGTCATTTTGAAGTCTGTGGGTAGAACCGTTCTTTCACGACAGTCGAAACAGTGtgacctgacctttgaccccacacaGAAAGAACCctattttcttagatttctcaGTCATACTTTAAGTGTAAGACTTGAAACTTTCAGTGTGTCATCAAAACATTTATCTGAATACATCAGGTGACTTTCAAATGTCGGCATTAGAGTACAGCTGTACAAGGGCAGAAAAAGTGTTCTAATTGAGGCTTTGTTGGAAAGAAGGTCCACACAGTTCTGGACATTACTCCAAGGGACTTTAATCTCAATCTTTAATTTTCACAAGTATTCTTCCTCAACTCTTTGTGGTACTCTGTGATCATTTTGAAAGTTCTGCGTCTGAACAGGCCTTCACTGAAACGACAAACACACTGACTCCTCTAATTTCCTCCCTCCACCACAGGTCGACCCTGTTTTGAGTTGTCTCTCTGCAACGATGGAAGCCACAGACTTGAAACTGACAGGATGTTATCATAAGGTCAGTGTGATAACGTCCTGACAGTTTCAAGTGTCTGCATTACACTACGGGTGTAGGAAGGAAGGACACCGACTAAAAAAACGGCCTGTTGTGAAGGAACATACACACTATTTATGACATTTCTCAGAGGttcttgaagaaaaaaatacCACTTTTACAGGGATTCCTTGTCAAGTCCTTATGTAACTTTGATGAAATTCTGAAGTCTGTGGGTTGAACCGTTCTTTCAATAGGGCCAAAAGAGTGtgacctgacctttgaccccacacaTAAAAAggggtattttattgtttttctgtgatttttgAAGGCTTAGACTTGAAACTTAAAATGTGTCATTACAACGTAATTCTACACATCTCCTGTAATTTTGAAGCATCTGTGTCAAGAAATGAGCTTTCTACAGCCACAAAGAcactgaaaatgtgcaaaaatacacacatttactgtCATATCTCATAAGTTTCAAAACTTAGCTGTTtgaatttcaaatattttatgtttcatGTCCTTACATCAGTTTGTAGCAACTTTCATCCTTGTGTGTCACACATTTTCCTCACAGGATCTGAAAACACACTGATTCCACTCACTTCCTGTTAACAGGCTTTTCGGCCTGTATTCCTTTCACTGTATCATTTCAAAGTTCCTGTTATAGATAAGAATGTCTTGTGTCTATGAGTGAATAAATACAAGTTTTAAGACCCACTGCTGACTATTCACTTTTTAATTTGTACACTACATCACTACCAGATTATGAagtaaagaaaaaagacaacaaaacacagaGATTTCTTTACTTCGGTTTATTAAAtattgatttacttttctttattaaatatttattaactttttttctcactcttcttcttcttcttcttcttcttcttcttcttctccaagcTCGTCGTCGGCCATGTACTTTAGAGAAAACACAAACAATCACATTACCAACATACTGTACACAAGGTGTCTTCCATTTATTTCCATACGTTAccatttcttcttctccctcttcgtcacttggatgtggaggaccaggGAAGTGCAACTGTGCAAAAGGTGGGAACTGCAACAGTTGTTGGTGGAGGATTTGAAATGCCAGAGGCAGCTGGAT
This DNA window, taken from Sphaeramia orbicularis chromosome 11, fSphaOr1.1, whole genome shotgun sequence, encodes the following:
- the LOC115428785 gene encoding high affinity immunoglobulin gamma Fc receptor IB-like — its product is MRQIHKARSACPGGAVRKSLCIIHNVYVDDSGDYWCETGNGKKSNNISITVTGGSVILESPYLPVMEGHPVTLGCKHKSSTNISALFYKNDIRIKEVQTGNLTIHSVSKSDQGFYKCSIDGAGESAQSLLEVRDDPPQIPLCSDQVPVLLYLLLRTVGTIVWVGLLLLMLRKHDRKTQVLQK